The following are encoded in a window of Methylocystis rosea genomic DNA:
- a CDS encoding sigma-70 family RNA polymerase sigma factor yields the protein MSELSDTSNDRESRWRALMASAQDGDHAAYGELLSDLFPVLRRFVLRKWPNAHDTEDVVQEILVSIHTVRQTYDRERPFTPWLMTIAARRVADAARSRYARGANETTVDVLPETFDGEGAKSEQETRDDRDVLRKAMAILPAGQREAIELIKIQGLSLDEASRVTGKSVGSLKVGIHRAIKAMRQALERIG from the coding sequence ATGAGCGAATTGAGCGATACGTCGAACGACCGGGAAAGCCGCTGGCGCGCGCTGATGGCGTCGGCGCAGGACGGCGATCATGCCGCGTATGGCGAGCTCTTGTCCGATCTCTTTCCCGTTTTGCGCCGGTTCGTCCTGCGAAAATGGCCCAACGCGCACGACACGGAAGACGTGGTTCAGGAAATTCTGGTGTCCATCCACACGGTGCGCCAGACCTATGATCGCGAGCGTCCGTTTACGCCCTGGCTGATGACCATCGCGGCGCGGCGCGTCGCCGACGCCGCGCGAAGTCGATACGCACGAGGCGCCAACGAAACGACGGTCGATGTTTTGCCTGAAACCTTTGACGGCGAAGGCGCGAAATCCGAACAAGAGACGAGGGATGATCGTGATGTCCTTCGCAAAGCCATGGCGATCCTGCCGGCTGGCCAGCGCGAGGCGATTGAACTGATCAAGATCCAAGGTCTTTCGCTGGACGAAGCGTCTCGGGTCACGGGGAAGAGCGTTGGTTCGCTGAAAGTCGGAATTCATCGAGCCATCAAAGCGATGCGGCAGGCCCTGGAGCGGATTGGCTAG
- a CDS encoding BufA1 family periplasmic bufferin-type metallophore, whose amino-acid sequence MSDKKLCAAFAIAGAFATAVALAETAQAANDQEKCFGVSLKGKNDCAAGPGTSCAGTSKTNYQGDAWKYVPKGTCTSIVTPKGKGSLEPISH is encoded by the coding sequence ATGTCAGACAAGAAGCTTTGCGCCGCCTTTGCGATCGCCGGCGCCTTCGCGACGGCTGTCGCTCTGGCGGAAACGGCTCAGGCCGCGAACGACCAAGAAAAGTGCTTCGGCGTCTCCTTGAAGGGCAAGAATGATTGTGCGGCGGGCCCGGGAACCAGCTGCGCGGGAACGTCAAAGACCAATTATCAAGGCGACGCATGGAAATATGTTCCGAAGGGCACATGCACGTCTATCGTGACGCCCAAGGGCAAGGGCAGCCTCGAGCCGATTTCGCACTGA